Part of the Setaria italica strain Yugu1 unplaced genomic scaffold, Setaria_italica_v2.0 scaffold_23, whole genome shotgun sequence genome is shown below.
ctaccatcaaattgcgatgaaagaatccgaccagctcgcgacctctttcatcaccccttcggcccctattactacgttaagatgccattcggcctcaaaaatgcgggggctacgttccaacaatgcatgcttaagtgtttcggggacccCATCGGgtgaaccgttgaggcttacgtcgatGACATCATAGTCAAGTGCAAGAAGGACGACCaactcatccccgacctcgaactagccttcgaaaggctgagggacaagcgcatcaaactcaacctAGAAAAGTGCATTTTCGGGGTTCCGAGGAGCATGCTGCTGGGTTTCatcatctccgtgcgcggcatcgaagccaacctgGAGAAAATCGCGGCCATCAGtgacatggggccgatccgaaacataaagggagttcagtGCGTCACAGGATGTctggcggccctgagccgcttcatctcgcgcctcggcgaatgGGGGCTTCCTCTCTACAGACTCCTGAAGAAAActgaccgcttcgagtggaccaccgaggcccaggaggtgcTTGACCGACTCAAGAGCCTCCTGATGAAGGCATCGATCTTGGTCCCACCAACCGACAgggagccactcctgctctacatcacgGTGACCActcaggtggttagcgcggccctggtcatggagcgagaggaggaaggacaTGCCCTgaaggtgcagcgcccggtgtacttcgtcatcaaggtcttgtccgagtccaaggctcGCTagccgcagatccagaagctcatctacgctgtcctcatcacgaagaggaagttgcgccactacttcacctcccacccggtagcGGTCATTTTGACGTTCCCCCTCGGCGAACTGATCCAAAATtaggacgccacgggacggatcgcgaagtgggcactcaagatcatggaccaaggcatcacctacgccccccgcacaaccatcaagtcccaggtactcgctgACTTTGTCGCaaagtggacggagatccagacaccatccgcgccggagaagcaggagtactggacgatgtacttcgatgggtcgttgatgaaggctcgcgccggagcgggtctggtcttcatctctcctctcggcgtgcgcatgaggtacacgatccgcctccactttcctgcgtcTAATAATGTCACTGAATATGAggctctcctcaacgggcttcgcattgccatcgagctgggcattcGGCGGCTGGACATGTGAGGCGATTCTCAGCTAGTtttcgaacaagtcatgaaagagTAGAgttgccacgaccccaagatggcggcctactgcaacgaagtccgcaagctcgaagacaagttcgacggactAGAGCTGAACCACATCGCAAGGCGTTTCAACGAGGCAACTGACGAACTATGAAGGTGGCATCTGGCCGAAAGCTCGTCCCCGACGGcatcttcgtcagcgaccaatACAAGCCCTTGATCCGTTACCAGGAACCGGGAAGGGTCGGCGACGCACCACCTGCCCCGGACTCGGGCGCCGAcccgggagaggtcggcaacgtGCCACCTGTCCCAGACTCGGGCGCCGATCCAGGCGAGGTCGGTGCTGCTCCACCTGTCCTGGGCTCGAAGGCCGACCCCTCCAaccccgaggtcatggagatcgatgcAAACCTAGcagaggggcccgaccccccacctgactggagagccccatacctcgactacctcgtccaTGAGATGCTCCCGgcgaacaagacggaggcacgCAGGATTGCACGccgtgccaaatccttcgtcatgattgaccaggagctctacaagtggagccacaccggcatcctcctgtgctgcatcccgatcgagcagggaaaggtgCTGATTCAGGACATCCATGCTGGGGcttgcggccaccacgccgcgccaaggaccCTCGTCGGGAACGCATTCCGACAGGGCTTCTACTAGTCAATggcggtcgccgacgccacTCACGTGGTacgcacctgcgaagggtgccaattcttcgcgcgccaaacccatctgcccgcccaggcactccagaccatccccatcacgtggctcttcgcggtctgggggctggacctCATCGGGCCTTTCAAGAAggtgcccgggggcttcacccacttgcttgtcaccatcgacaagttctcaaagtggatcgaggcacgacCAGTTGCACAAATCAAGTTCGAGCAAGCAgtgcagttcttcaccgacatcatccatcgcttcggagtccccaactccatcatcacggacaataGTACACAGTTCATCTGGAAGaagttcctccagttctgcgatgaccaccacatccgagtggactggtcggccgtggcgcaTCCCCACAGGAACGGGCAAGttgagcgagccaacggcatgatactccagggtctcaaggcACGGATCTTAACcacctcaaaaagttcggcggccggtgggttgcggagctccctgCGGTCCTATGGAGCCTAAGGATGACCCCCAGtagggcgactggcttcaccccattcttcatggtctacgggtccgaggcaatccttcccaccgacctggagtacggatcgccaagggtcaaggcatacgatgAACAGGGGAACCAGGCATCACTTGAGGACACGCAtgaccagctcgacgaagcacacgatgtggccctgctgcactcggccaagtaccagcaggccttacgacgataccacagccgcaaggtgcaaggccgcgccttcaacgttggcGACCTGGTGCATTGCCTCGCCCAGGACAACagaggtcggcacaagctgacccttCCATGGGAAGGCCCCTTCATCGTCATGCAAGTATTGCGGCtaggcacgtacaagctggcaacCCCTGATGGACAGATCTTcaacaacgcttggaacatagagcagctaagaTGCTTCTATCCTTAGTTTATGTTTCCAAGTTTTGTACATACATATTTCTGTAACTTTTTAGTTCACAGAGAAAGGCAATTTTGAGTCGATCTCGTTCGAGTCTCGTGCTgagctcagggatatccgaccctggctctgctTCAGGGTCGCacatccctcgggggctatcaagggctccggcccaagtcacttgacatcttctcaaaacaccatttcttCGAGCTGACtctcttcctaaacgtttgggcgtgaaaaggaaAGGGTGCAGGAACAACGCTctggcaagactgatcggactgcaaaatacctacgccccagcggctacggtacctttgCTCATCAGCGCTTACTGATGCGCTAGACTtgcactctaaactttccaaacctaaaaaacaagaaagagggcCGAAAACTTTTTTCAACAAGTTATAGATAAGGCCTCTGCAGCCATAACAAAAGCAAGTTCAATGTtaactaacatatttacattcTGGGGCATCTAAGCCCGATATAGCTAGCTCGTCCTTGGGTCTTCGGgcgggacggcttcatcctccagaagcttcgccaaggTCTCTGCTGGGTCGAGCACCGACGTgtcgatctcatccagctcggcctcggagtagccagAGGCGTACCCCCcactcatcccggcgaagttgatgccggaatagtGGGAGTCAAAGACACCGAAGGCCCGCCTCACGCCAACGCGGAGCGCCTCCAGAGAAATCTCGCGGGCCCGCCGGTACGTCCCAAGGACACGAGCCGCCAATgaactcgtcccctccccctggaccatgcTGAGGCCGTCGCAGACAACGCGGACCGCGTCCTgcaggttgccgtgctcggCGTGCTCCGCGTCAAGGACCTCCCTCAGCCGGGTGAGTTCATCTGCAAGGCCCGTCCATAAAAACccaccaagtcagaaaccatcGCAACACCACGAAGGCAAAGAGATACGAAGAGCCTTACCCTCGGACTGAGCCTTCAGGTCACGCTCCCGATCGAGCCCCTAGGCCacggcggtctgaagcccctgcgATCGCAcgtggagctgactgacctctGCCCCGAGCTTGATTGCCATCTTGTCGGCTTCGTCCTTTCGGGTCACCTCGAAGTCCCGGTCCTGCCAAGCCttttgccgctcgcgccggatgcgctcgacggttttctgaagggcttCGTATTCCCCCTTCAGctgtgcgagctcctcggcatcgaGGCAGGCCTTCTCAGTAgtggcctggaactcctcacGATCGAGGCGAGCCTTCGCGATGATGGCCTGGAACTTGTCCTCCGCCTGCTGCGCGTCTACCCGCGCCTCCTGCTGACGCCTGCGCAGGTCGTCGATGACTTGCTGGGCGGTAGCGACCTGCGcggtcagctccccggtccgctTCCTCTCCATGGAGAAGCGTTCCCAGAGCTGCAGTCCTGGAGGGCCTACGAAACAATTTACGCTCAGCAACGAAGAGATAAGAGGAAAACAACCACCGGGGAAAACACCATACCTGGCCACCAGGAACGACGACGCCATCCAGCTCCCCCATCATGGAAGACAGGGCAGCGCGGACATTCGCGagcccgccctgcaccgcctgccacttgcctCACTCCTTGGCGTTGTCCAGCACGAAGAGGTGTCACTGCGGGTCATCGCGTAACCTCCAGCGCAGGGTAGGCCCACCCCCGCCTTGGGAATGGGATTAACTGGGGCAAGGGTGGGAGCCACTCTGGCcacccccgacgccgccgtctccgacgccgccgcaggggcAGGCGCCACCACCTCTGACGCCGCCAGCCTCGACGACAGCCCCGGCACGTCCGGAACCGTCTCTGTCGCGGCTGCCGGAGCGGGCGTGCccgtccctgccgccgccgcggcctccatcACGGCCGCTGAGGCCGGCGTCCCCACCTCCGTCACGATCTCCGGGGCAGGCGTTCCCGCCCCCGCTACCGCCGGCGTTTCCGTCGTGGCCGCTGGGGCAGGTGTCCCCACCTCCACCACAGCCAGCACCTCCGTCGTGATCGCTGGGGCAACCGTCCCCACCTCCACCGATGccatcttcgccgccgccgctggagccgcaggctccacctccacctcatcATCTAGGTCTATCACCTCACCGGTTGGAGGAACCCCAGGGGCAACACCTTGCCCCGCAGGATCGGCcgtggaggaggaaggcggagcAGGGGTTGGACTCTGCCCCGTGCCCGGCTACGGCATCCTTCCTCCGGTTGCCGTCGCGGAGGCCCCCTCCGCGGTAGGTTCCGTGGTCTCCCCGGCGACACCGCCACTAACCGCCGGCGGGGTCGCGGCTCGTCTCGCAGAGGCGGACGacacccgcagcgccttcttcgCCACCAGCGGCGGGACAAAGTCCCGAGGGGCGCTGTGAAGCAAAAGCAACATCATCGAAAAATGGCTTGACGCATGGGAAGGAACAAGATGCGCGAGGAATTTCTACTTACACCCCCTCAGCGCGGGGACGGTGGGCACGTTTCGCCTCCGAgctcgacgccgaccccggggcatctggcagcgGCTGCTTACCGCTACCCCTCTACTCTTGGGACGTAGGCAGAGGGTCGGGGGTCGGCTCCGTCGACTCCTGAGGCGCGCCCCGCACCGACCCCTGGGGTGCAGCCCCAGAGCTTTGCGGTGTCAACTCCTGGGCGGGCGGTCCGCTCGGCTCGTCCCCCGCGGCTGTTTTGGGGCGCTGCTCCTGGATGATGAGCGCGCCCGGCCAGGGGGGCAGAAtgaactcttcttcctcctcctcatcttcctcctcctcctcttcatcgtcatcgtcaACGTCGTCCGACATGACattgcctcgccgccgctgttggaactccttggtggccttccttttcttcctcgccATCTCCTTGTCTTTGCGTTCTTCTGCTTCTCAGTGAGAAGGtggttctgctgccgccgctcagcgtcctctggcaccggcgggcgcgagtcGACGACATTGGTCATGTGGCCCTGCAGGCACGAAAGCTCCGCCTCAAGAACgacgaaccaagaaatgaaggaaaaaagGAATGAGAGCATGAAGTCCTCACCAGCTCAATGAAATTTGCATCCGGGCGCATCGAAGGATGACCGGGCACTGGATAGTCGGCGTCCTTGTTGTCCAGTGCCTCCCGGACTCGCTGCCGGATGTCGGTGTCGGCAAGGGCACCCGTCGCAAGGTCGGTGTCCTCGGTCGGCGTGCTGGGAGCCATCTCGGCGAGCGAGCGAACCCAGAACATCAGCGGCACCACCCTTCAagcatggtacgccccgataTCTCCGACCTCGGTCAGCCTCTTCCCCTTCAGGTactcgatggcctgaagcaaACCGGcgatctgcttcttctccttctccaccgggtCGTACGACCACAGCTCCGGTGCCGCTTCGATGACGCGGCCAGTGAACGCCAACAAGGGGGAGTTGGGGTAGTTCTTCACGAagaaccactgctgatgccaccccttgtgggacgtcgcggtcttcatcgccatatactccttgggGTGGTTCTGGCGGAGATGGATGGTGACGCACCCAATTGACACCGGGGTCATCCATTGCTGGCTCTCCTTCCTCTCGGtcctctggtacaggctgaccacAAAGAAGTAtttccagagcgagaagttgggctcgatgcataagaatccctcgcacagtgcGATGAATGCCGCAACATGTTGGATGCCATTAGGATTgagatgctgcagctcgagctcgtagtagtgcagcagcccACAGAAGAAGTGGCTCGGCGGGGACGCAAACCCCCTCTCATGGAAGTGCGCGAAGGAGAAGGCACATCTTCATTCCCAGGGAACCGCCATTCGTCCCTCtcggtcctctcgcagaggaggcccttcctcatgAGGCCATTAGCGCATGAGGACCCGAAGTTCGAGGTGACCAGGACTCCATCACCAGGGGGTGGAAGGCTCGATGGCGGAGGACGAAGGAAGCTGCTGCGCTAGACGGAAGAAGGTGAACGACGCACGAGAAGGCGAAGGGTGCACAAGAAGGCAAAAGGACTTGGGAGCAGTTGCGGCGGAACCGGTGAGGCAGGCCCCCCATCTTATAGGGAGGCGTGTGGGAAGCACAACAGGTGGCCCCATCGCAGTAAATGCAGCGCCAGGTATGCCCCGTCATGCCCACTTTTCTCGGAATCCGTGCGCACGATCTGCTGCAGGAAAACATCCCCGTCTCCCTCATTTCGCGGGCAGGAAAACACATgcgcacaacctcctccacgtctgacccaaggcccaccaatgttggaggtatgccctagaggcaatcatagagatgatgatattccatttgtatccatgatttgtatgttgtgttcattgaatatccattgaaggctacttgaattgatttgcaattatgtgaactgtatgtgaaactctttacttgtatggttattctaaagttgtccctagtcggagttcatgtgaggacacacatgaatattagactagcacatgtattagttgatgactatgtttcacaagtcatagacatggagatgttgaactaataatgtagacacatgtggagacatgtgctaggactgacccaacacgagaagtagttctctctttaaacaacatatacgcattgtccttagacctgagattgtcgcatgtattctagatgtggatcgacctacttaggggctatcaaacgctacaccgtaacagggtagttataaaggtagctttcgggtttgtcaagaagcatgctatgagacatggtcaatcaagatgggatttgctcctctctgattgagagtgatatctctatgcatggccatgctacgtacggttaagagttaacctacaaagggattccgaatcacaagatcgagaaagagcggtcggcttgaagctagaccaaatatcgtgaggcaaagggaatagcatgtatattatgttgtgatggttcgtctgatatgatcttcgtgtgcgtataggagttggcacgtcttgctagaggccgctaccgactattgggccgagtaggagtaatcgggccatgtctatacatatccgaacccatagggtcacacacttaaggggctggaagcccaattcggatctgatctgagttggattaggtttagaagtactaatgggcctcggacccagaggcccgttaggaacctctataaatagaggggtgggggcgccctagggtttacaccttttggcgaaacacacctgccgcgcctcccacgccctcgcctgttgcaactcgcggatctagcagtccgtcttgcgacgcttcctccctgcacgtgtggataccttggaggtgttgcgcctgcagcactaggatgagccaccgacgagccacggtgagctgacgacgagccgcggcaccgggggcgatcttgctgcacgtggacgagctgctgaggagctgctggacgttgacgtgatcgactacgtacgactacgttgatcgactacgtacgactacgtgatcgtcttcactgcatcgacgcatatctacatcttccgcaccagtagtgcgtcgagtggtaatcctgtgatccttatacggtagttcttcctggttttacgcggtagaaattttgatttgcgctggtgtagcctacctcgtatcccaacagtggtatcagagccgtagctgcttagttttggatttgggatgtctgcatatggagatatgcgagttttccgtttgatctatgtcctgttttcgtgcccttgctgccatggtagtgtaacgacatactcctaccggtcggttttcgccatcggagttaagtgatacacgtaaatccagttgcagtgagcgaagatcaatatgattggtcgaatcgaaatccagggtcatacgccaggcgcattagatgtgcaatagtagatgagatctactgccggggtccgGATTTTTCccatatgcgtatgcttcggtaaatcagccgtaacttttcggtacgatctcggatcggggtgaattttatatgaaaattgatctacagaaaaagttacacatgaaattcaaccgctttgccgttgtcggcgaaattagatt
Proteins encoded:
- the LOC101769631 gene encoding elastin-like, producing the protein MGLTGARVGATLATPDAAVSDAAAGAGATTSDAASLDDSPGTSGTVSVAAAGAGVPVPAAAAASITAAEAGVPTSVTISGAGVPAPATAGVSVVAAGAGVPTSTTASTSVVIAGATVPTSTDAIFAAAAGAAGSTSTSSSRSITSPVGGTPGATPCPAGSAVEEEGGAGVGLCPVPGYGILPPVAVAEAPSAVGSVVSPATPPLTAGGVAARLAEADDTRSAFFATSGGTKSRGAL